The following are encoded together in the Diachasmimorpha longicaudata isolate KC_UGA_2023 chromosome 3, iyDiaLong2, whole genome shotgun sequence genome:
- the LOC135160446 gene encoding uncharacterized protein LOC135160446 — protein MSRSSSQCDQVASYMDGVNVKIAEAYKPPRKFGLPAAYNNKFPDVSKLTYDFSLERSVLEKVTEWRKARLANAEARKARLERRKKRESELSMASPASPEDTMIPLPVKVAPAPEATILTPQPLSPPHNDLHNIDINVKYNRLNYEDFYNDTSSPFDNVELKTINDMEELAQVLQSNTQWTPAPKIETILKELSIEACPEEKKDEEDKADDDETILGDEKCRNISIIVEELQRTLQDRPCVDNWKPWPDLESPDPETTPEAKKSPLTVQTPSTLPNPLPELSEPDQQLAKHLSDMGFSLSRSARAIKNLGSTDNKRVIEYLLGIQSLEESGMPGDEAEKAMDAAQHDPEKAKKYHEDLCTLKDLGFPEDEASKALVKCDIDRDKALDFLCA, from the exons ATGTCGAGGTCATCATCCCAGTGTGACCAGGTGGCTTCATACATGGATGGAGTTAACGTGAAGATCGCTGAGGCCTACAAGCCACCGAGAAAATTCGGACTGCCTGCTGCTTATAATAACAAGTTCCCTGATGTTTCCAAGCTAACTTATGATTTTAGCTTGGAGAGATCTGTTCTGGAAAAG GTGACAGAATGGCGTAAAGCTAGACTAGCCAATGCCGAGGCCCGAAAGGCGCGCcttgagaggagaaaaaaaagggagagtGAATTGTCAATGGCATCTCCAGCCTCTCCAGAGGACACTATGATTCCACTGCCAGTTAAAGTGGCGCCCGCACCGGAGGCAACAATTCTCACGCCTCAGCCTTTATCCCCACCCCACAATGATCTACATAACATCGATATTAATGTTAAATATAATAGGCTTAATTATGAGGACTTTTATAATGACACAAGCAGTCCCTTCGATAATGTTGAACTGAAGACGATCAATGATATGGAGGAGCTGGCGCAAGTGCTGCAGTCTAATACTCAATGGACACCTGCACCTAAGATTGAGACTATTCTGAAGGAGTTGAGCATTGAGGCGTGTCCGGAGGAGAAAAAGGACGAAGAAGATAAGGCTGATGATGATGAGACGATACTAGGGGACGAGAAATGTAgaaatatttccattattGTAGAAGAACTGCAAAGGACTCTGCAGGACAGACCCTGCGTGGAT AACTGGAAACCCTGGCCAGACCTGGAAAGCCCAGACCCCGAAACAACTCCGGAGGCGAAAAAGTCACCACTTACTGTCCAAACTCCCTCCACTCTACCCAATCCCCTCCCAGAACTATCTGAGCCCGACCAGCAGCTAGCTAAACATCTCAGTGACATGGGTTTTTCCCTGTCCAGATCGGCGAGAGCAATCAAGAATCTGGGAAGTACAGATAACAAAAGAGTCATTGAGTATCTGCTAGGCATTCAATCACTCGAAGAATCGGGAATGCCCGGGGATGAGGCAGAGAAGGCAATGGATGCGGCCCAGCATGATCCTGAGAAGGCTAAAAAATACCACGAAGACCTCTGCACGTTGAAGGATCTTGGCTTCCCTGAGGACGAGGCCTCTAAGGCGCTAGTCAAATGTGACATTGACAGGGATAAAGCTCTCGATTTTCTCTGTGCGTAa
- the LOC135160447 gene encoding leucine-rich repeat-containing protein 28-like isoform X1 — translation MDQHESDLIEEMREKRILHWNFRGITNLPIALRDWGSKVEELYLKENRITVIPSWIYQLTNLTNLYLSGNKLKNLPEEFGVMERLKVLDLSDNDLRTVPEGVTRLKTLRELILDDNSLSQLPLDIENFVELEKLSLCGNNFVTLPEWLGSLKKLQRLLIDNNCLEELPNRLTLAPSLEIVSVCSNRLKHLPLNSFMSPTMIYFNCNPNMNYISYPLLCQFLEMGWDDGKSCFSRNLNITEMRPNHRIQLHVDLSSEKNSDDAAIIRLPRQVIRVFSADSKEPASLWELSLRTLFENNYEIYLNSSICPQPDIFHNVLFNGPISICLSNQCRQPIFTDAWVIVGASEEVALLIVLLFCSQKCTQTFDFISHGIKVLTWRC, via the exons ATGGATCAGCATGAGAGTGATTTGATTGAAGAAATGAGGGAAAAGAGAATTCTCCACTGGAATTTTCGAGGAATAACGAATCTTCCGATTGCGTTGAGAGACTGGGGAAGTAAAGTTGAAGAATTGTATTTGAAGGAAAATCGTATAACTGTGATACCTAGTTGGATTTATCAATTGACAAACTTAACGAACTTGTATTTATCTGGGAATAAGTTAAAAAATTTACCTGAAGAGTTTGGAGTAATGGAACGATTGAAAGTCCTTGATTTGAGTGATAATGATCTGAGGACTGTGCCCGAGGGAGTCACGAGATTGAAAACACTGAGGGAGTTGATTCTTGATGACAATTCGTTGAGCCAACTGCCTTTAG atattgaaaattttgtcgAGCTGGAGAAACTCTCGCTGTGTGGAAATAATTTCGTTACCCTCCCAGAGTGGTTGGGCTCACTGAAAAAACTCCAAAGGTTGTTGATAGACAATAATTGCCTGGAGGAATTACCGAATCGCTTGACGCTAGCTCCGTCACTTGAAATTGTTTCTGTGTGCTCAAACag ATTGAAACACTTACCCTTAAACTCCTTCATGTCTCCCACGATGATTTACTTCAACTGCAACCCGAACATGAACTACATCAGCTATCCCCTTCTCTGTCAATTCCTGGAGATGGGATGGGACGATGGGAAAAGTTGCTTTTCCAGGAATCT AAACATCACGGAGATGAGGCCCAATCATAGGATTCAACTCCATGTCGATTTAAGTTCAGAGAAGAACTCTGACGACGCTGCAATCATTAGATTACCAAGACAGGTAATCAGAGTTTTCAGCGCGGACAGCAAGGAGCCTGCCTCGTTGTGGGAATTGTCGTTGAGAACATTGTTCGAAAATAA TTATGAAATCTATCTCAACAGCTCGATATGCCCGCAACCTGACATCTTCCACAATGTTTTATTCAATGGTCCAATAAGCATCTGCTTAAGTAATCAGTGCCGCCAGCCGATATTCACAGACGCCTGGGTGATTGTCGGCGCAAGCGAGGAGGTCGCCCTCCTCATCGTTCTACTATTCTGCTCTCAAAAGTGTACACAAACCTTCGACTTTATCTCCCATGGAATTAAAGTCCTCACCTGGcgttgttaa
- the LOC135160447 gene encoding leucine-rich repeat-containing protein 28-like isoform X2 — protein sequence MDQHESDLIEEMREKRILHWNFRGITNLPIALRDWGSKVEELYLKENRITVIPSWIYQLTNLTNLYLSGNKLKNLPEEFGVMERLKVLDLSDNDLRTVPEGVTRLKTLRELILDDNSLSQLPLDIENFVELEKLSLCGNNFVTLPEWLGSLKKLQRLLIDNNCLEELPNRLTLAPSLEIVSVCSNRLKHLPLNSFMSPTMIYFNCNPNMNYISYPLLCQFLEMGWDDGKSCFSRNLNITEMRPNHRIQLHVDLSSEKNSDDAAIIRLPRQVIRVFSADSKEPASLWELSLRTLFENNSICPQPDIFHNVLFNGPISICLSNQCRQPIFTDAWVIVGASEEVALLIVLLFCSQKCTQTFDFISHGIKVLTWRC from the exons ATGGATCAGCATGAGAGTGATTTGATTGAAGAAATGAGGGAAAAGAGAATTCTCCACTGGAATTTTCGAGGAATAACGAATCTTCCGATTGCGTTGAGAGACTGGGGAAGTAAAGTTGAAGAATTGTATTTGAAGGAAAATCGTATAACTGTGATACCTAGTTGGATTTATCAATTGACAAACTTAACGAACTTGTATTTATCTGGGAATAAGTTAAAAAATTTACCTGAAGAGTTTGGAGTAATGGAACGATTGAAAGTCCTTGATTTGAGTGATAATGATCTGAGGACTGTGCCCGAGGGAGTCACGAGATTGAAAACACTGAGGGAGTTGATTCTTGATGACAATTCGTTGAGCCAACTGCCTTTAG atattgaaaattttgtcgAGCTGGAGAAACTCTCGCTGTGTGGAAATAATTTCGTTACCCTCCCAGAGTGGTTGGGCTCACTGAAAAAACTCCAAAGGTTGTTGATAGACAATAATTGCCTGGAGGAATTACCGAATCGCTTGACGCTAGCTCCGTCACTTGAAATTGTTTCTGTGTGCTCAAACag ATTGAAACACTTACCCTTAAACTCCTTCATGTCTCCCACGATGATTTACTTCAACTGCAACCCGAACATGAACTACATCAGCTATCCCCTTCTCTGTCAATTCCTGGAGATGGGATGGGACGATGGGAAAAGTTGCTTTTCCAGGAATCT AAACATCACGGAGATGAGGCCCAATCATAGGATTCAACTCCATGTCGATTTAAGTTCAGAGAAGAACTCTGACGACGCTGCAATCATTAGATTACCAAGACAGGTAATCAGAGTTTTCAGCGCGGACAGCAAGGAGCCTGCCTCGTTGTGGGAATTGTCGTTGAGAACATTGTTCGAAAATAA CTCGATATGCCCGCAACCTGACATCTTCCACAATGTTTTATTCAATGGTCCAATAAGCATCTGCTTAAGTAATCAGTGCCGCCAGCCGATATTCACAGACGCCTGGGTGATTGTCGGCGCAAGCGAGGAGGTCGCCCTCCTCATCGTTCTACTATTCTGCTCTCAAAAGTGTACACAAACCTTCGACTTTATCTCCCATGGAATTAAAGTCCTCACCTGGcgttgttaa